In a genomic window of Pseudomonas oryzihabitans:
- a CDS encoding GGDEF domain-containing protein has translation MDEQPSLSALPTPEENLLALLHSRAEADRLRDREQLFSALLESVNAVLWALDWRTRQIIYVSPAYAQIFGRSQSLVLSDYSTWLNNIYPDDLEYAQRTLEQVIEQGAIESREYRIIRADGEIRWLSDKCFVSQRSEAGMPLLVVGIAEDITDKKRMEEELQRLATTDVLTRSSNRRHFFESAQRAFEFAQSEGEPLAFLLLDIDDFKKINDRFGHQMGDQVLQRVAECGVQTTRRGDLFGRIGGEEFALLLPGCDADLALQIGSRLQRAVRQLAVPTTDGPLKVTISQGLAVLREGDMSLDTLYVRADEAMYQAKRQGKDQIVHG, from the coding sequence ATGGATGAACAACCCTCGCTGTCCGCTCTTCCGACCCCCGAAGAGAATCTTCTGGCGCTCCTGCATTCGCGGGCTGAGGCCGACCGCCTGCGCGACCGCGAACAGCTCTTCAGCGCCCTTCTGGAAAGCGTCAACGCGGTGCTCTGGGCCCTGGACTGGCGCACCCGCCAGATCATCTACGTCAGCCCCGCCTACGCCCAGATCTTTGGCCGCTCCCAGTCCCTGGTACTGAGCGACTACAGCACCTGGCTCAACAACATCTATCCCGACGACCTCGAATACGCCCAGCGTACCCTGGAGCAGGTGATCGAGCAGGGCGCCATCGAATCGCGCGAGTACCGCATCATTCGCGCCGATGGCGAAATCCGTTGGCTCAGCGACAAGTGTTTCGTTAGCCAGCGCAGCGAAGCGGGCATGCCGCTGCTGGTGGTGGGCATCGCCGAAGACATCACCGACAAGAAACGCATGGAGGAAGAGTTGCAGCGGCTGGCTACCACCGATGTGCTGACCCGCAGCAGCAATCGCCGGCATTTCTTCGAGAGCGCGCAACGCGCCTTCGAGTTCGCCCAGAGTGAAGGGGAGCCGCTGGCTTTCCTGCTGCTCGATATCGATGATTTCAAGAAGATCAACGACCGCTTCGGTCACCAGATGGGCGATCAGGTGTTGCAGCGTGTTGCCGAGTGTGGTGTTCAGACGACCCGTCGTGGCGACCTCTTCGGACGCATCGGCGGCGAGGAATTCGCACTGCTGCTGCCCGGCTGTGATGCCGACCTCGCGCTACAGATCGGAAGCCGTCTACAGCGGGCGGTACGCCAGCTCGCCGTGCCCACGACCGACGGTCCACTCAAAGTAACCATCAGTCAGGGTTTAGCCGTGCTGCGGGAGGGGGATATGTCGCTGGATACCCTGTATGTACGCGCAGACGAAGCTATGTACCAGGCTAAACGTCAGGGTAAAGATCAGATCGTTCACGGCTAG
- a CDS encoding polyamine ABC transporter substrate-binding protein — MGTAIAEPTVRVYNWSDYVGETTLEDFQKATGITPVYDVFDSNETLEGKLLAGHTGYDVVVPSSNFLAKQIKAGAFQKLDKSQLPNWQNLDPALLKQLGKSDPGNQYGVPYLWGTNGIGYNVDKVKAALGTDKLDSWAILFEPENLKKLSKCGVSFMDSPDEVYPAVLQYLGLDPNSTNPDDYKKAEAQLLKVRPYITYFHSSKYISDLANGNICVAFGYSGDVFQARSRAEEAKKGVNIGYAIPKEGANLWFDLLAIPKDAQNVKEAHAFINYLLRPEVIAKVSDYVGYANPNPKAGELMNAELRQDETVYPPPAVMDKLYVMKELPPQILRLETRSWTRVKSGK; from the coding sequence ATGGGCACTGCCATTGCCGAGCCGACGGTTCGTGTCTACAACTGGAGCGATTACGTCGGCGAGACCACGCTGGAGGACTTCCAGAAGGCTACCGGCATCACGCCGGTCTACGATGTCTTCGACTCCAACGAGACCCTCGAGGGCAAGCTGCTGGCCGGGCATACCGGATACGACGTGGTGGTGCCTTCGAGCAACTTCCTGGCCAAGCAGATCAAGGCAGGCGCCTTCCAGAAACTGGACAAGAGCCAGTTGCCGAACTGGCAGAATCTCGATCCGGCGCTGCTCAAGCAGCTGGGAAAAAGCGATCCGGGCAACCAGTACGGCGTGCCTTACCTGTGGGGTACCAACGGGATCGGGTACAATGTCGACAAGGTCAAGGCCGCCCTGGGCACCGACAAGCTCGATTCCTGGGCCATCCTGTTCGAACCCGAGAACCTCAAGAAACTGAGCAAGTGCGGTGTCTCCTTCATGGATTCGCCCGATGAGGTCTATCCGGCGGTATTGCAGTACCTGGGGCTCGACCCCAACAGCACCAACCCTGACGACTACAAGAAGGCCGAGGCGCAACTGCTCAAGGTCCGGCCGTACATCACCTATTTCCATTCCTCCAAGTACATCTCGGACCTTGCCAACGGCAACATCTGCGTGGCCTTCGGTTATTCCGGCGATGTCTTTCAGGCGCGTTCGCGTGCCGAGGAAGCGAAGAAGGGCGTCAACATCGGCTATGCGATTCCCAAGGAGGGCGCGAACCTCTGGTTCGACCTCCTGGCCATCCCCAAGGATGCGCAGAACGTGAAGGAGGCCCATGCCTTCATCAACTATCTGCTGCGGCCCGAGGTGATCGCCAAGGTCAGTGATTACGTCGGCTACGCCAACCCCAATCCCAAGGCGGGCGAGTTGATGAATGCCGAGTTGCGGCAGGACGAAACCGTCTATCCGCCACCCGCGGTGATGGACAAGCTGTACGTCATGAAGGAGCTGCCCCCGCAGATCCTGCGCCTGGAGACCCGTAGCTGGACGCGGGTCAAGTCCGGCAAATAA
- a CDS encoding gamma-glutamyl-gamma-aminobutyrate hydrolase family protein: protein MPALPLIGVTACTKQLGLHPFHIAGDKYLRAVVEGAEGMPLVIPALAELIATEALVERLDGLLFTGSPSNVEPHHYQGTPSEPGTLHDAARDAVTLPLLRAAVAAGVPVLGICRGFQEMNVAFGGSLHQKVHEAGPFMDHRERGETLEEHYGLHHPVEVQPGGLFEALALPARFEVNSIHGQGIDRLAPGLRAEALAPDGLIEAVSVKDARTFACGVQWHPEWKVRSHPVYLALFKAFGTACKERAAAR from the coding sequence ATGCCTGCGCTGCCGCTCATCGGTGTTACAGCCTGTACCAAGCAACTCGGTCTGCATCCCTTTCACATCGCTGGCGACAAGTATTTGCGGGCCGTGGTGGAGGGGGCCGAGGGCATGCCCCTGGTGATTCCCGCCCTGGCCGAGCTGATTGCCACCGAGGCGCTGGTCGAGCGCCTCGACGGCCTGCTGTTCACCGGGTCGCCGTCCAATGTCGAGCCCCACCACTACCAGGGGACTCCCAGCGAGCCCGGTACCCTGCACGATGCCGCGCGCGATGCCGTGACCCTGCCGTTGCTGCGTGCAGCCGTGGCCGCCGGTGTTCCGGTACTGGGCATCTGCCGGGGTTTCCAAGAGATGAACGTGGCCTTCGGCGGCAGCCTGCACCAGAAGGTGCACGAAGCCGGCCCCTTCATGGATCACCGCGAGCGCGGCGAGACGCTGGAAGAGCACTACGGCTTGCACCACCCGGTCGAGGTCCAGCCTGGTGGCCTGTTCGAGGCGCTAGCGCTGCCGGCACGCTTCGAGGTGAATTCCATCCACGGCCAGGGTATCGACCGCCTCGCGCCTGGCCTGCGTGCCGAGGCGCTCGCCCCCGACGGCCTGATCGAGGCCGTCTCGGTCAAGGATGCCCGTACCTTCGCCTGCGGCGTGCAGTGGCACCCGGAATGGAAGGTGCGCAGCCATCCCGTGTACCTTGCCTTGTTCAAGGCGTTCGGCACCGCTTGCAAGGAGCGCGCTGCCGCTCGTTGA
- the aguA gene encoding agmatine deiminase, giving the protein MTTLTTPRADGFHMPAEWADQRQIWMVWPERPDNWRLGGKPAQAAFTAVAQAIARFEPVTIGASAGQYENARARLQHPNIRVVEISNDDAWCRDTGPTFVSDGQGGVRGVDWSFNAWGGLDGGLYFPWQRDDQVAGKILAIENLPGYRTPDFVLEGGSIHVDGEGTLITTEECLLNANRNPHLDRQQIERYLSDYLAVDKVIWLPHGLYNDETNGHVDNFCCYVRPGEVLLSWCDDETDPNYSRCREALAVLERETDARGRAFKVHRIVTPGPLFSSEEECRDVDACLGTQPRRAGERLAASYVNFLIVNGGIIAPTFDVPEDAEALRTLQACFPEHEVVQVPGREILLGGGNIHCITQQQPTGR; this is encoded by the coding sequence ATGACCACCCTCACCACGCCGCGCGCCGACGGCTTCCACATGCCGGCCGAATGGGCCGACCAGCGCCAGATCTGGATGGTCTGGCCCGAGCGCCCGGACAACTGGCGCCTGGGCGGCAAACCCGCCCAGGCAGCCTTCACCGCGGTCGCCCAGGCCATCGCCCGCTTCGAGCCGGTCACCATCGGCGCTTCGGCCGGCCAATACGAGAATGCCCGCGCGCGCCTGCAGCACCCGAACATCCGGGTAGTGGAGATCAGCAACGATGACGCCTGGTGTCGCGACACCGGCCCGACCTTCGTCAGCGACGGCCAGGGTGGCGTGCGCGGCGTCGACTGGAGCTTCAATGCCTGGGGCGGCCTGGACGGCGGTCTCTACTTCCCCTGGCAACGCGATGACCAGGTCGCCGGCAAGATCCTGGCCATCGAGAACCTGCCGGGTTACCGCACCCCCGATTTCGTTCTGGAAGGCGGCTCCATCCACGTGGACGGCGAAGGCACCCTGATCACCACCGAGGAATGCCTGCTCAACGCCAACCGCAATCCGCATCTGGATCGCCAGCAGATCGAGCGCTACCTCAGCGACTACCTGGCGGTGGACAAGGTCATCTGGTTGCCCCACGGCCTCTACAACGACGAGACCAATGGCCACGTGGACAACTTCTGCTGCTACGTGCGTCCCGGCGAGGTTCTGCTGAGCTGGTGCGACGACGAAACGGACCCCAACTACAGCCGCTGCCGCGAAGCCCTCGCCGTGCTTGAGCGCGAGACTGATGCCCGTGGCCGTGCCTTCAAGGTGCATCGCATCGTTACACCGGGCCCGCTGTTCTCCAGCGAGGAAGAGTGCCGCGACGTGGATGCCTGCCTGGGTACCCAGCCCCGCCGCGCCGGCGAGCGCCTGGCGGCCTCCTACGTCAACTTCCTGATCGTCAACGGCGGCATCATCGCCCCGACCTTCGATGTCCCCGAGGATGCCGAGGCCCTGCGCACCCTGCAGGCCTGCTTCCCGGAGCACGAGGTGGTCCAGGTACCCGGTCGCGAGATCCTGCTGGGCGGCGGCAATATCCACTGCATCACCCAGCAGCAGCCGACCGGTCGCTGA
- a CDS encoding glutamine synthetase family protein, whose translation MSVPPRAVRLDEATDFLREHPEVQFVDLLIADMNGVVRGKRIERNNLPKVFEKGINLPASLFALDITGSTVESTGLGLDIGDADRVCFPITGTLSMEPWQKRPTAQLLMTMHEMEGEPFFADPREVLRQVVQRFDELGLTVCAAFELEFYLIDQENINGRPQPPRSPISGKRPQSVQVYSMDDLDEYADCLQDIIDGARAQGIPADAIVAESAPAQFEVNLNHVADPIKACDYAVLLKRLIKNVAYDHEMDTTFMAKPYPGQAGNGLHVHISLLDKDGHNIFAGEDPEQNAALRHAIGGVLETLPACMAFLCPNVNSYRRFGSQFFVPNAPSWGLDNRTTALRVPTGTPEAHRIEHRVAGADANPYLLLAGVLAGVHHGLTRQIEPGPVTEGNSYEQHEQSLPNNLRDALRYLDDSSVMAEYIDPKYIDIFVACKEHELEEFEHSISDLEYNWYLHTV comes from the coding sequence ATGTCGGTACCCCCGCGTGCCGTTCGTTTGGATGAAGCGACCGACTTCCTCAGGGAACATCCTGAGGTCCAGTTCGTCGATCTTCTGATTGCGGATATGAATGGCGTGGTGCGTGGCAAACGCATCGAGCGCAACAATCTGCCCAAAGTCTTCGAGAAAGGAATCAACCTCCCCGCTTCGCTCTTCGCCCTCGATATCACCGGCTCCACCGTCGAAAGCACCGGCCTCGGGCTCGACATCGGCGACGCCGACCGCGTCTGCTTCCCCATCACCGGCACCCTCTCCATGGAGCCCTGGCAGAAGCGCCCCACCGCGCAACTGCTGATGACCATGCACGAGATGGAAGGCGAGCCCTTCTTCGCCGACCCCCGTGAAGTCCTCCGCCAGGTCGTCCAACGCTTCGACGAACTGGGCCTCACCGTCTGCGCCGCCTTCGAGTTGGAGTTCTATCTGATCGATCAGGAGAACATCAACGGCCGCCCGCAACCACCGCGCTCGCCCATCTCCGGCAAGCGGCCCCAGTCGGTCCAGGTCTATTCCATGGACGATCTGGACGAATACGCCGACTGCCTGCAGGACATCATCGACGGCGCCCGCGCCCAGGGCATTCCGGCCGATGCCATCGTCGCCGAATCCGCGCCGGCCCAGTTCGAGGTCAACCTCAACCACGTCGCCGATCCGATCAAGGCCTGCGACTACGCCGTGCTGCTCAAGCGCCTGATCAAGAACGTCGCCTATGACCATGAGATGGACACCACCTTCATGGCCAAGCCCTATCCGGGCCAGGCGGGCAATGGTTTGCACGTGCACATTTCCCTGCTGGACAAGGACGGCCACAACATCTTCGCCGGCGAGGATCCCGAGCAGAACGCCGCGTTGCGTCACGCCATCGGCGGTGTGCTCGAGACCCTACCGGCCTGCATGGCCTTCCTCTGCCCCAACGTGAACAGCTACCGCCGCTTCGGTTCGCAGTTCTTCGTGCCCAATGCACCGAGCTGGGGCCTGGACAACCGCACCACCGCCCTGCGTGTCCCTACCGGCACGCCGGAAGCGCACCGTATCGAGCATCGGGTGGCTGGCGCCGATGCCAACCCCTACTTGCTGCTGGCTGGCGTCCTCGCTGGCGTTCACCACGGCCTGACCCGGCAGATCGAACCCGGTCCGGTCACCGAGGGCAACTCCTACGAGCAGCACGAGCAGAGCCTGCCGAACAACCTGCGCGACGCCCTGCGCTACCTGGACGACAGCTCGGTGATGGCGGAGTACATAGATCCCAAGTACATCGACATCTTCGTCGCCTGCAAGGAGCACGAGCTGGAGGAGTTCGAGCACTCCATCTCCGACCTCGAGTACAACTGGTACCTGCATACCGTGTAA
- a CDS encoding polyamine ABC transporter substrate-binding protein, producing the protein MKVFGKTLLALSLAGLFAGQALAADPKVLHVYNWNDYIAPDTIANFEKESGIKVVYDVYDSNETLEAKLLAGHSGYDVVVPSNSFLAKQIKAGVYQPLDKSKLSNYGNLDPQLMKTLEVSDPGNKYAIPYLWGTIGIGYNPAKVKAALGDNAPVDSWDLIFKPENLSKLKGCGVAMLDSPTEIIPAGLHYLGYKPDSQDPKEIKAAEALFLKIRPYVTYFHSSKYISDLANGNICVAVGYSGDIAQAKARAADAKNGVTVAYNIPKEGAGTFFDTMAIPKDAENPEGALKFINYIMEPKVIAAITDYVQYPNGNKAATPLVAEEIRTNPGIYPTAETMGKLYAFPDLPAKTQRLMTRTWTTIKSGK; encoded by the coding sequence ATGAAAGTTTTCGGCAAGACTCTGCTGGCCCTAAGCCTGGCCGGCCTGTTCGCTGGCCAGGCATTGGCGGCTGATCCCAAGGTTCTGCACGTCTACAACTGGAACGACTACATCGCCCCCGACACCATCGCCAACTTCGAGAAGGAGTCGGGGATCAAGGTGGTCTACGACGTCTACGACAGTAACGAGACCCTGGAAGCCAAGTTGCTCGCCGGTCACTCGGGCTATGACGTGGTGGTGCCGTCCAACTCCTTCCTGGCCAAGCAGATCAAGGCCGGCGTCTACCAGCCGCTGGACAAGTCCAAGCTGTCCAACTACGGCAACCTGGACCCGCAGCTGATGAAGACCCTGGAAGTCAGCGACCCGGGCAACAAGTACGCCATTCCCTACCTGTGGGGCACCATCGGCATCGGCTACAACCCGGCCAAGGTCAAGGCTGCGCTGGGCGACAACGCCCCGGTGGATTCCTGGGACCTGATCTTCAAGCCCGAGAACCTGTCCAAGCTCAAGGGCTGTGGTGTCGCCATGCTGGACTCGCCCACCGAGATCATCCCGGCCGGCCTGCACTACCTCGGCTACAAGCCGGATAGCCAGGATCCCAAGGAGATCAAGGCCGCCGAAGCGCTGTTCCTCAAGATCCGTCCGTACGTCACCTATTTCCACAGCTCCAAGTACATCTCGGACCTGGCCAACGGCAACATCTGCGTGGCCGTCGGTTACTCCGGCGACATCGCCCAGGCCAAGGCCCGCGCGGCCGACGCCAAGAACGGCGTGACCGTGGCCTACAACATTCCCAAGGAAGGCGCCGGTACCTTCTTCGACACCATGGCCATTCCGAAGGATGCCGAGAATCCTGAGGGCGCGCTCAAGTTCATTAACTACATCATGGAGCCCAAGGTGATCGCCGCGATCACCGACTACGTGCAGTATCCCAACGGCAACAAGGCGGCGACCCCGCTGGTGGCCGAAGAGATCCGCACCAATCCGGGCATCTACCCGACCGCGGAAACCATGGGCAAGCTGTACGCCTTCCCGGATCTTCCGGCCAAGACCCAGCGTCTGATGACCCGTACCTGGACCACCATCAAGTCCGGCAAGTGA
- a CDS encoding OprD family porin translates to MVKKPLVVAVSAACLNLSLIAASHAAGFVEDSKATLSLRNFYYNNDNRNEASYAARNPSKVEEWGQGFLLNYQSGFTQGTVGFGVDAVGMLGLRLDGSGHAGRSTNSNQPGTMFPRDTDNSSVHEFSSVGATAKMKISETEFRYGTLMPKLPVAVYNDGRLLPQTYQGAQVTSKDIKDLTLTAGQLQSAKNRNSTDQDQLSIAGSNSGATARDSNKFNFIGGDYKVTKDLTLQYYFGQLEDFYNQHFLGLTHNVKLGDGTFKTDLRYFNSKGNGDNKDADTQGALYGASGYYGAGRTRGEVDNRLYSGLFTYSIYGHTLGLGYQSTNGKSNFPYLNEAGGASTYTITDIQINNFTRSGEDTWQARYSYDFGQLGAKGLTAGVIYQRGDNIRTAAGDSMEWERDLTVSYVIPEGQLKGLGFTWRNAMYRTDLPAASQRDQDENRLIVSYTLPLL, encoded by the coding sequence ATGGTCAAGAAGCCCTTGGTAGTCGCGGTCTCCGCGGCTTGCCTGAACCTGTCCCTGATTGCCGCATCCCACGCTGCCGGTTTCGTTGAAGACAGCAAAGCGACCCTCAGTCTGCGCAACTTCTATTACAACAACGACAACCGCAACGAGGCTTCCTACGCTGCGCGTAACCCCTCCAAGGTAGAAGAGTGGGGTCAGGGTTTCCTGCTGAACTATCAGTCGGGCTTCACCCAGGGCACCGTTGGTTTCGGCGTCGACGCCGTTGGCATGCTGGGCCTGCGCCTCGACGGCAGCGGCCATGCCGGTCGCTCCACCAACTCCAACCAGCCGGGCACCATGTTCCCGCGTGATACGGACAACAGCTCCGTGCACGAATTCTCCAGCGTTGGCGCCACCGCCAAGATGAAGATCTCCGAAACCGAGTTCCGCTACGGCACCCTGATGCCCAAGCTGCCGGTCGCGGTCTACAACGATGGTCGTCTGCTGCCCCAGACTTATCAGGGCGCCCAGGTCACGTCCAAGGACATCAAGGACCTGACCCTGACCGCCGGCCAATTGCAGAGCGCGAAGAACCGCAACTCCACTGATCAGGACCAACTGTCCATCGCCGGCTCCAATAGCGGCGCCACTGCGCGTGACAGCAACAAGTTCAACTTCATTGGCGGTGACTACAAGGTCACCAAAGACCTGACCCTGCAGTACTACTTCGGTCAGCTGGAAGATTTCTACAACCAGCACTTCCTGGGTTTGACCCACAACGTCAAGCTGGGCGACGGTACCTTCAAGACCGACCTGCGCTATTTCAACAGCAAGGGTAACGGCGACAACAAGGACGCCGACACCCAGGGCGCCCTGTATGGCGCTTCTGGCTACTATGGCGCTGGCCGTACCCGTGGCGAAGTGGATAACCGTCTCTACAGCGGCCTGTTTACCTACTCCATCTACGGTCACACCCTGGGCCTGGGTTACCAGAGCACCAATGGCAAGAGCAACTTCCCGTATCTGAACGAGGCTGGTGGCGCTTCGACCTACACCATCACCGATATCCAGATCAACAACTTCACCCGTTCCGGCGAAGACACCTGGCAGGCTCGCTACTCCTATGACTTCGGTCAGCTGGGCGCGAAAGGCCTGACCGCTGGTGTCATCTACCAGCGTGGCGACAACATCCGTACCGCTGCCGGTGACTCCATGGAGTGGGAGCGCGATCTGACCGTCAGCTACGTCATTCCGGAAGGCCAGCTGAAAGGTCTGGGCTTCACCTGGCGTAACGCGATGTACCGTACCGATCTGCCGGCTGCCAGCCAGCGTGATCAGGACGAGAACCGTCTGATCGTCAGCTACACCCTGCCGCTGCTCTAA
- a CDS encoding aspartate aminotransferase family protein, whose translation MTTFTTAHWQDLSRRHLLAPFTDYRQLNEKGARIITKAAGVHLWDSDGQRILDGMAGLWCVNVGYGREELVEAASRQMRELPYYNLFFQTAHPPALELAKAIAELAPEGMNHVFFTGSGSEANDTVLRLVRHYWAIKGQPEKRVVIGRWNGYHGSTMAGASLGGMAAMHEQGGLLPDIVHIPQPYWFGEGGEKSPEEFGIWAADQLERKILEVGEERVAAFIAEPIQGAGGVIIPPESYWPRVRQILAKYDILFIADEVICGFGRTGEWFGSQYYGNTPDLMPIAKGLTSGYVPMGGVVVRDEVVKVLDEGGEFYHGFTYSGHPVAAAVALENIRILRDEGIVDRVRSSTAPYLHKRWAELADHPLVGETRGVGMVAALELVRDKQTRARYEGGAGMLCREHCFRNGLVMRAVGDTMIIAPPLVITHESIDELVTLARRSLDQTYEVLRGRG comes from the coding sequence GTGACTACCTTTACCACCGCCCATTGGCAGGATCTGAGTCGTCGGCATCTGTTGGCGCCCTTCACCGACTACCGCCAGCTCAACGAAAAGGGCGCGCGCATCATCACCAAGGCCGCTGGCGTTCACCTCTGGGACAGCGACGGCCAGCGCATCCTCGACGGCATGGCCGGGCTGTGGTGCGTCAACGTCGGCTATGGCCGCGAGGAACTGGTGGAGGCCGCCAGCCGGCAGATGCGCGAGCTGCCCTACTACAACCTGTTCTTCCAGACCGCCCACCCGCCGGCGCTGGAGCTGGCCAAGGCCATCGCCGAACTGGCACCGGAAGGAATGAACCACGTCTTCTTCACCGGCTCGGGCTCGGAAGCCAACGACACCGTACTGCGTCTGGTGCGCCATTATTGGGCGATCAAGGGCCAGCCGGAGAAGCGGGTGGTCATCGGCCGCTGGAATGGCTACCACGGCTCGACCATGGCGGGTGCCAGTCTGGGCGGCATGGCGGCGATGCACGAGCAGGGTGGCCTGCTCCCCGACATCGTGCACATCCCGCAGCCCTACTGGTTCGGCGAAGGCGGCGAGAAGAGTCCGGAGGAATTCGGCATCTGGGCGGCCGATCAGCTGGAGCGAAAGATCCTCGAAGTCGGCGAGGAGCGGGTCGCCGCCTTCATCGCCGAGCCGATCCAGGGCGCCGGTGGTGTGATCATTCCGCCCGAAAGCTACTGGCCGCGGGTACGCCAGATCCTCGCCAAGTACGACATCCTGTTCATCGCCGACGAGGTCATCTGCGGCTTCGGCCGGACCGGCGAGTGGTTCGGCAGCCAGTACTACGGCAATACCCCGGATCTGATGCCCATCGCCAAGGGCCTCACCTCCGGCTACGTGCCCATGGGCGGCGTGGTGGTGCGCGACGAAGTGGTCAAGGTGCTGGACGAGGGCGGCGAGTTCTATCACGGCTTCACCTATTCCGGGCATCCGGTGGCCGCCGCCGTGGCGCTGGAGAACATCCGCATCCTGCGTGACGAAGGCATCGTCGACCGCGTCCGCAGCAGCACGGCACCCTATTTGCATAAACGCTGGGCGGAGCTGGCCGACCATCCCTTGGTGGGCGAGACCCGCGGTGTTGGCATGGTTGCCGCGCTGGAGCTGGTACGCGACAAGCAGACGCGAGCGCGCTACGAAGGTGGCGCCGGCATGCTCTGCCGCGAGCACTGCTTCCGCAATGGTCTGGTGATGCGGGCGGTGGGCGATACCATGATCATCGCGCCCCCTCTGGTCATCACCCACGAGTCCATCGACGAGCTGGTCACCTTGGCTCGCCGGAGTCTCGATCAGACCTACGAGGTGCTGCGCGGACGTGGCTGA
- a CDS encoding glutamine synthetase family protein, which produces MSTPLDRLTAWLKERKITEVECLVADLTGIARGKISPTAKFLNEKGMRLPESVLLQSVTGDYVDDDIYYELLDPADIDMHCRPDDRAVFLVPWALEPTALVIHDTYDKRGIPIELSPRNLLKKVLKLYAERGWQPIVAPEMEFYLTKRSDDPDYPLQPPVGRSGRQETGRQSFSIDAANEFDPLFEDMYDWCEAQELDLDTLIHEEGTAQMEINFRHGDPLHLADQIFVFKRTLREAALKHNVTATFMAKPMTGEPGSAMHLHQSVVDLKTGKTVFSNPDGSMSELFLHHIGGLQKYIPEALPLFAPNVNSFRRFLPDTSAPVNVEWGEENRTVGLRVPESDPQNRRVENRLAGADANPYLALAASLLCGYLGMVEGVEPSAPVQGRGYERRNLRLPLTLEAALERMEQSATLERYLGNRFTRGYVAVKRAEHENYKRVISSWEREFLLLSV; this is translated from the coding sequence ATGAGCACCCCGCTTGACCGGCTGACCGCCTGGTTGAAAGAACGCAAGATCACGGAAGTGGAATGCCTGGTCGCCGACCTGACCGGCATCGCCCGCGGCAAGATTTCTCCCACCGCCAAGTTCCTCAATGAAAAGGGCATGCGCCTGCCGGAGAGCGTGCTCCTGCAGAGCGTGACCGGCGACTACGTCGACGACGACATCTACTACGAGTTGCTCGATCCGGCCGATATCGACATGCACTGCCGGCCGGACGACCGCGCGGTGTTCCTGGTGCCCTGGGCACTGGAGCCCACCGCCCTGGTGATCCACGACACCTACGACAAGCGCGGCATTCCCATCGAGCTGTCGCCGCGCAATCTGCTCAAGAAGGTACTCAAACTCTATGCCGAGCGCGGCTGGCAGCCCATCGTCGCGCCGGAGATGGAGTTCTACCTGACCAAGCGCAGCGACGACCCGGACTACCCCTTGCAGCCGCCGGTGGGGCGCTCGGGTCGCCAGGAGACCGGGCGACAGTCCTTTTCCATCGATGCCGCCAACGAATTCGACCCGCTGTTCGAAGACATGTACGACTGGTGCGAGGCCCAGGAACTGGATCTGGATACCCTGATCCACGAGGAAGGCACCGCCCAGATGGAGATCAATTTCCGGCATGGCGATCCGTTGCACCTGGCCGACCAGATCTTCGTCTTCAAGCGGACCCTGCGCGAAGCGGCGCTCAAGCACAACGTGACCGCCACCTTCATGGCCAAGCCCATGACCGGCGAGCCGGGCAGTGCCATGCACCTGCACCAGAGCGTGGTGGACCTCAAGACCGGCAAGACGGTGTTTTCCAATCCCGACGGCAGCATGAGCGAGTTGTTCCTGCACCACATTGGCGGCTTGCAGAAGTACATCCCCGAGGCCTTGCCGCTGTTCGCGCCCAACGTCAATTCCTTCCGCCGCTTCCTGCCCGATACCTCGGCGCCGGTGAACGTGGAGTGGGGTGAGGAGAACCGTACCGTCGGCCTGCGGGTGCCGGAATCCGATCCGCAGAATCGCCGGGTGGAGAATCGCCTGGCCGGTGCCGATGCCAACCCCTATCTGGCTCTCGCGGCCAGCCTGCTGTGCGGCTACCTGGGCATGGTGGAAGGCGTCGAGCCGAGCGCGCCGGTACAGGGGCGTGGCTACGAGCGGCGCAACCTGCGTCTGCCGCTGACCCTGGAAGCGGCCCTGGAGCGCATGGAGCAGTCGGCGACCCTGGAACGCTATCTGGGCAATCGCTTCACCCGCGGCTACGTCGCGGTGAAGCGCGCCGAACACGAGAATTACAAGCGCGTGATCAGTTCGTGGGAGCGGGAATTCCTGCTGCTCAGCGTCTGA